The proteins below are encoded in one region of Bacteroides uniformis:
- a CDS encoding TonB-dependent receptor, which yields MGTYWSQNALTRCPKRLCLLLLLIAGIFPLASHAQNAGINIKLTDKPLSAFIQSIEQQTDFKFFYEQQQVDVKQHVTVNVRNASINAALEQALRNTNIAYSISEKRILLTQKQDNAPSQSGKVILAKGQVTDKNSIPVIGANILVKGSTLGCITDIDGNYSLEVPTGSTLVVSYIGYTTQEVTLKNNKFRQIVLEEDSKMLDDVVVVGYGTVKKRDLTGSVSSVKGDDLNLNGVSSIGHALEGKAAGLYIRQNSAQPGGGLDILVRGAGSVNASNDPLYIVDGFPIAKLDQASGGDAKMDPGTQGILNFLNPNDVESIEVLKDASATSIYGARAANGVVIITTKRGKEGKARVNYSYNYSFQKYTDNYDLLSLQEWMVEKNSTTWESWLWNNNVSPWGNRTLEEAQANPANGVAYSRPYSDNDIAGAGPGTDWLGLITRDGQIQEHNVNLQGGSESTQYMVSFNYYDHQGIVKNSGMTRYTAKANIDQKFLNIFKAGLNLTLTRIDNDNTQLGSGQFENSGIIRSAIQMGPNIQAYDEATGTYPINPLLGQQPNPYSLLNNTDKGRTDRLLGNIFIEAKPIAGLTLRVNAGLDHANVDRKTYQPRSTLNGKNLNGVAYIYNTDNNQYLMEATATYQRTFADIHSINLLAGTSYEKFNYDASELGNNNFITDAFLWNNMDAGTGTKITKSTSTENKMMSYFFRAGYILKNRYLLTATLRADGASVFAKNNKWGYFPSVAAGWTMSEENFMRNIDWLSNLKLRLSWGQTGNADISTNAFASYGAQGSWINSDYKTVSGVMKSRLENPDLKWETTTEWNLGLDFGFLKSRITGSVELYQRVISDLLNYKPLNTYQEVKQVMANIGKTQSRGIEVTLNTRNIVTKDFFWETSLTYTKYKDRWKERTPDWKPNVYEKETDPIRAIYSRRADHIMQIGEEAPTAQPDLRPGQIVIKDLDGYVRDENGNPKVDENGRFMLLGRPDGIIDEADTELIGTLDPGWMASMTNTFKYKGFDLNIMFNGMFDRIMQDPTEMDFGVNGGGIAQSGYNMLRTIKDRWTFDNPSTTRPSSYYITGTNYTAGDFFYQKAWFIRLQNISLGYTLPKSLLAKTKVLSNVRFHASVNNLFVITPYKGLDPETDAYAAAYPNARTFSFGVDVSF from the coding sequence ATGGGAACATACTGGTCACAGAATGCCCTGACAAGATGTCCAAAAAGACTTTGTCTTCTATTACTGCTTATTGCAGGCATATTCCCTCTTGCTTCTCATGCACAGAATGCAGGTATCAACATCAAGCTGACCGACAAACCTCTATCCGCATTCATTCAAAGCATTGAACAGCAGACAGACTTTAAATTCTTCTATGAACAACAACAAGTAGACGTGAAACAGCATGTCACTGTAAATGTACGGAATGCATCCATCAACGCCGCCCTGGAACAAGCTTTGAGGAATACGAATATTGCCTATTCAATCTCCGAAAAACGAATTCTTCTAACCCAAAAACAAGATAACGCCCCGTCGCAGTCTGGTAAGGTCATACTTGCCAAAGGACAAGTGACGGACAAGAACAGTATCCCCGTCATCGGTGCAAACATTCTTGTCAAAGGCAGTACTCTAGGATGCATTACCGACATAGACGGTAATTATTCACTGGAAGTACCTACCGGAAGCACACTCGTTGTCTCTTATATAGGGTACACTACCCAGGAAGTGACCTTAAAGAACAACAAGTTCCGGCAGATTGTGCTGGAGGAGGACAGCAAAATGTTGGATGACGTGGTAGTGGTAGGATACGGTACGGTCAAGAAACGCGACTTGACGGGCTCTGTGTCCAGTGTAAAAGGAGACGACCTAAACTTGAACGGCGTATCTTCCATCGGACATGCACTCGAAGGTAAGGCTGCCGGACTCTATATCCGCCAGAACAGCGCACAGCCCGGTGGCGGTCTGGACATTCTGGTCCGCGGTGCCGGTTCCGTCAATGCCAGCAATGACCCGCTCTATATCGTAGACGGTTTCCCCATCGCTAAGCTGGACCAAGCCTCGGGTGGAGATGCCAAAATGGACCCGGGTACACAAGGAATCCTAAACTTCCTGAATCCGAACGATGTAGAATCCATCGAAGTGCTGAAAGATGCCAGTGCCACTTCCATCTACGGTGCACGTGCTGCCAACGGTGTCGTTATCATCACCACCAAAAGAGGTAAGGAGGGGAAAGCCCGTGTGAACTACTCATACAACTACTCTTTCCAGAAATACACAGACAATTATGACCTCTTGTCTCTGCAAGAATGGATGGTAGAAAAGAACAGCACCACCTGGGAATCCTGGTTATGGAACAACAACGTGTCCCCTTGGGGAAACAGAACGCTGGAAGAAGCACAAGCCAATCCTGCCAACGGAGTGGCATACAGCCGACCTTACTCGGACAATGACATTGCAGGCGCCGGCCCCGGAACCGACTGGTTGGGACTGATTACACGCGACGGACAGATACAGGAACACAACGTCAACCTGCAAGGTGGTAGTGAAAGTACGCAATACATGGTGTCGTTCAACTATTACGACCACCAGGGTATCGTCAAGAATTCCGGTATGACTCGTTATACTGCCAAAGCAAACATTGACCAGAAGTTTCTGAACATCTTCAAGGCAGGTCTGAACCTTACATTGACCCGCATCGACAACGACAACACTCAGTTAGGTTCCGGGCAATTCGAAAACTCCGGTATCATTCGCTCTGCCATACAGATGGGTCCCAATATCCAGGCGTATGACGAAGCAACCGGTACGTATCCCATCAACCCCTTACTGGGACAACAGCCCAACCCCTACTCCTTGCTGAACAATACGGACAAAGGACGTACTGACCGCCTCTTGGGTAATATCTTCATCGAAGCAAAACCCATCGCAGGACTGACACTGCGCGTCAACGCCGGTTTGGACCACGCCAATGTGGACCGCAAAACCTACCAGCCCCGCAGCACGCTGAACGGAAAGAATCTGAATGGTGTAGCCTACATCTACAATACCGACAACAACCAGTATCTGATGGAAGCAACTGCCACCTATCAGCGCACTTTCGCAGATATCCACAGCATCAACCTGCTGGCAGGCACCTCTTACGAAAAATTCAATTATGACGCATCGGAACTGGGCAACAACAATTTCATCACAGATGCATTCCTCTGGAACAACATGGATGCCGGTACAGGTACCAAAATCACCAAATCCACCTCTACCGAGAATAAGATGATGTCCTACTTCTTCCGTGCCGGATACATTCTGAAGAACCGCTATCTGCTGACAGCTACACTGCGTGCCGACGGTGCCAGCGTATTTGCCAAGAACAACAAATGGGGATATTTCCCATCGGTTGCAGCAGGATGGACCATGAGCGAAGAAAACTTTATGCGCAACATTGACTGGCTATCCAACCTCAAACTGCGTCTCAGCTGGGGACAGACCGGTAATGCAGACATCAGTACCAATGCCTTTGCCAGCTACGGAGCACAAGGCAGCTGGATAAACTCCGACTACAAAACGGTAAGCGGCGTCATGAAAAGCCGCCTTGAAAATCCAGACTTGAAATGGGAAACGACAACTGAATGGAATCTCGGACTGGACTTCGGCTTCTTGAAGAGTCGCATCACTGGTTCTGTGGAACTCTACCAGAGAGTGATTTCGGACCTGCTGAACTACAAGCCCCTGAATACCTATCAGGAGGTGAAGCAAGTAATGGCAAACATCGGCAAGACGCAGAGCCGTGGTATCGAAGTCACCTTGAATACCCGCAACATTGTCACCAAAGACTTCTTCTGGGAAACATCACTGACGTATACCAAATACAAAGATCGCTGGAAAGAACGCACTCCGGACTGGAAACCGAACGTATATGAGAAAGAGACAGACCCGATACGAGCCATCTACTCCCGCCGTGCCGACCATATCATGCAGATAGGTGAAGAAGCTCCTACCGCACAGCCGGACCTGCGTCCGGGACAGATTGTCATCAAGGACCTCGACGGCTATGTACGCGATGAAAACGGCAACCCGAAAGTGGATGAGAACGGTCGCTTCATGCTGCTGGGACGCCCCGACGGCATCATAGACGAAGCCGACACCGAACTTATCGGTACGTTGGACCCGGGCTGGATGGCAAGTATGACCAATACATTCAAGTACAAAGGTTTCGACCTCAATATCATGTTCAACGGTATGTTCGACCGCATCATGCAGGACCCCACTGAAATGGATTTCGGCGTAAACGGCGGTGGAATCGCCCAAAGCGGCTACAACATGTTGCGAACCATCAAAGACAGATGGACCTTCGACAATCCGTCGACCACACGTCCCAGCTCTTACTACATCACCGGAACTAACTATACGGCAGGAGACTTCTTCTACCAGAAAGCCTGGTTCATCCGTCTGCAGAACATCAGCCTGGGATATACACTGCCCAAGTCTTTACTGGCAAAAACTAAGGTGCTGAGTAATGTACGTTTCCATGCTTCCGTCAACAACCTGTTTGTTATCACTCCCTATAAAGGCCTTGACCCCGAAACAGATGCTTATGCGGCAGCCTATCCCAATGCACGTACCTTCAGCTTCGGTGTAGATGTTTCATTCTAA
- a CDS encoding RagB/SusD family nutrient uptake outer membrane protein, producing the protein MKKYCKLFILAAALMGGLSLNSCIDLDPIDYSDINPSNFPQTETDVESMVNSCYYSVRSSWFDGLFSTSERGVTVVNDLTTEILTCKSGFLKDVSDLNFFPTTADLTRFYYTDTDAYSDGWLNDISRCTSVLAQIEACDFLSTEKKQRYAAEIRCARGLISYTLYDMFGPLVIAPLEVLENPTVEKPLARLSKEEMVKFIEEDLIFAASYLPTPAEAEYGRFSQGLANMLLIRLYLHESPDDKSYYTKVETIARELMSSSYGYRLSADYTKMFEIGGQGKSNTEIIWAIPVNTEAVSWNDWHMFVLPTDFADHGMASGYECVNSTWYFYDSFEENDVRKTYLVASYQAQNGDIVDRENPSSHLELGPIPLKYGYDTNVTGNGGKSSIDPIIYRLADVYLTLAEALYLKPGSSAADKEEAMTHINTIRNRAGLDGISNSEVNTEEKFVEILLKERSHELWCENGQYRADLIRFNKFVEHAETVKGTAYANKNKELYPLPLSAINDGKGLVTQNPGY; encoded by the coding sequence ATGAAAAAGTACTGTAAACTATTTATATTGGCAGCAGCTCTGATGGGAGGCTTGTCTCTGAACAGCTGCATAGACCTTGACCCCATAGACTATTCCGACATCAATCCGTCCAATTTTCCACAAACGGAAACAGACGTTGAGTCGATGGTCAACTCATGCTACTACTCTGTACGCTCCAGCTGGTTCGACGGGCTCTTCTCAACCAGTGAACGCGGAGTAACCGTAGTAAACGACCTTACCACAGAAATTCTAACCTGCAAATCCGGTTTCCTGAAAGACGTATCCGACCTTAATTTTTTCCCAACCACCGCCGACCTTACCCGCTTCTACTACACAGATACAGATGCATACAGCGACGGTTGGCTCAATGACATCAGCCGCTGCACCTCCGTACTGGCACAGATTGAAGCATGCGACTTCCTGAGCACGGAGAAGAAACAACGCTACGCTGCGGAAATAAGATGTGCCCGCGGACTCATTTCCTATACCTTGTACGACATGTTCGGTCCACTGGTCATAGCTCCGCTGGAAGTACTGGAAAATCCCACAGTGGAAAAGCCGCTGGCACGCCTTTCCAAAGAGGAAATGGTAAAGTTCATAGAAGAAGACCTGATCTTTGCAGCTAGCTACCTGCCCACCCCAGCAGAAGCCGAATACGGCAGATTCAGCCAGGGACTTGCCAATATGCTCCTCATCAGGCTCTATCTGCACGAGAGCCCAGACGACAAGAGTTACTACACAAAAGTAGAAACGATTGCCCGCGAACTGATGAGTTCGTCTTACGGTTACCGCTTGTCTGCAGACTATACGAAGATGTTTGAGATAGGTGGACAAGGTAAGAGCAATACGGAAATAATATGGGCAATCCCCGTCAACACGGAAGCAGTAAGCTGGAATGACTGGCACATGTTCGTACTGCCCACCGACTTTGCAGACCATGGTATGGCAAGTGGATACGAATGCGTGAACAGCACCTGGTATTTCTATGACAGCTTTGAGGAAAATGACGTCCGTAAGACTTATCTGGTGGCTTCTTACCAGGCTCAAAACGGTGACATCGTAGATCGTGAGAACCCCAGTTCACACCTTGAGTTAGGTCCTATTCCATTGAAATACGGCTACGACACCAACGTCACTGGCAATGGAGGCAAAAGTTCTATCGACCCGATTATCTACCGTCTGGCAGATGTGTATCTGACACTGGCAGAAGCGCTCTATCTGAAACCCGGCTCATCTGCTGCGGATAAGGAAGAAGCGATGACCCACATCAACACCATCCGCAACAGAGCCGGACTGGATGGTATCAGCAACAGTGAGGTCAATACGGAAGAAAAGTTCGTGGAAATACTACTGAAGGAAAGAAGCCATGAACTATGGTGTGAGAACGGACAATACCGTGCCGACTTGATTCGCTTTAACAAGTTCGTGGAACATGCCGAAACGGTAAAAGGTACGGCCTATGCCAACAAGAACAAGGAATTATATCCGTTACCACTCTCGGCCATCAACGACGGTAAGGGATTGGTTACACAGAATCCCGGTTATTAA
- a CDS encoding Gfo/Idh/MocA family protein codes for MKTRYTFHTVLLIALLLGGLFHFSACTSDSKRAETQISVSTPPRPAGQTDVVGLTCEPIETVRIGFIGLGARGTEAIRRFTYQKGIQVKALCDLNQFRVDSCQNMLSRANMPEATTYYGSEDVWKQVCERDDIDLIYIATDWIHHAPMMIYAMEHGKHVACEVPAAMTLDEIWKVIDTAERTRKHCMMLENCVYDFFEITTLNMAQQGLFGNITHVKGAYNHCLYDIWPDYNADWRMQYNMAHRGDVYPTHGMGPACQLLDIHRGDRMKYLVAMDSDPVSLPDYLDKHGRTEDAKNFQNGEVTLTLIRTEKGKTIQIEHNVASPRPYSRLYQLSGTQGFADKYPMEGYALESKNLPETITSGQTFTAHEYMPEAAKSRLMEQYKDPIIKDMEERAKEVGGHGGMDFIMDSRLIYCLHNGLPLDMDVYDLAEWCSLIPLTKLSIENGSVPVEVPDFTRGAWNKIQGYRHAFAQ; via the coding sequence ATGAAAACAAGATATACTTTTCACACAGTATTACTGATAGCCCTATTGCTTGGCGGCCTCTTCCATTTCTCCGCCTGCACCTCTGACTCAAAGAGAGCCGAAACACAGATAAGTGTCTCCACACCACCCCGCCCTGCCGGACAGACCGATGTAGTGGGGCTGACCTGCGAACCTATCGAAACCGTGCGCATCGGATTTATCGGTCTGGGCGCCCGGGGTACCGAAGCCATCCGCCGCTTCACCTATCAAAAAGGAATCCAGGTAAAGGCTCTGTGCGACTTGAACCAGTTCCGAGTGGACAGCTGCCAAAACATGCTGAGTCGCGCCAACATGCCCGAAGCAACCACCTACTACGGCAGTGAAGATGTCTGGAAACAAGTGTGCGAACGCGATGACATAGACCTTATCTATATAGCCACCGACTGGATACACCATGCTCCCATGATGATTTATGCTATGGAGCACGGAAAACACGTGGCTTGCGAAGTACCCGCCGCCATGACACTGGATGAAATTTGGAAAGTGATAGACACCGCAGAACGTACCCGCAAACACTGCATGATGCTGGAAAACTGTGTCTATGACTTCTTTGAGATTACCACCCTGAACATGGCGCAGCAGGGTCTTTTCGGAAATATCACCCATGTGAAAGGAGCATACAACCATTGTCTATACGATATCTGGCCGGACTATAATGCCGACTGGCGCATGCAGTACAACATGGCCCACCGGGGAGACGTATACCCCACTCATGGAATGGGTCCGGCATGCCAGTTGCTGGACATTCACCGGGGCGACCGTATGAAGTATCTGGTGGCCATGGACAGCGATCCCGTTTCCCTTCCCGATTACCTGGATAAGCACGGAAGGACCGAAGATGCCAAGAACTTCCAGAACGGAGAAGTCACACTTACCTTGATACGTACAGAAAAAGGTAAAACCATCCAGATTGAGCACAACGTGGCCTCCCCCCGCCCTTACAGCCGTTTGTACCAATTATCCGGAACACAAGGATTTGCCGATAAATATCCGATGGAAGGATATGCTCTGGAAAGTAAGAACCTTCCAGAAACCATCACCAGCGGGCAGACCTTCACTGCCCACGAATACATGCCCGAAGCTGCCAAAAGCAGACTGATGGAGCAATACAAGGACCCCATCATCAAGGACATGGAAGAAAGAGCTAAGGAAGTGGGTGGACATGGCGGAATGGACTTCATCATGGATTCACGCCTCATCTACTGCTTGCACAACGGTCTGCCGCTGGATATGGACGTCTACGACCTTGCCGAGTGGTGCTCACTCATCCCGCTGACCAAACTCTCCATCGAGAATGGTTCGGTTCCCGTAGAAGTGCCCGACTTCACACGGGGAGCATGGAACAAGATACAAGGCTATCGACACGCTTTCGCCCAATAA
- a CDS encoding glycoside hydrolase family 3 C-terminal domain-containing protein — protein sequence MKPTFLSHFLTPILLFCGVATLPLQAQSYKDPTLSPEERTTDLLRRMTLEEKIAQIRHIHSWNIFDEQDLNETKLQEFVGDLCWGFVEGFPLTGESCHRHMRRIQEYMVKHTRLGIPVFTVAEALHGSVHEGSTIYPQNIALASTFNPELAYRRAAEISKELHYQGIRQILAPCIDVVRDLRWGRVEESYGEDPFLNGIFAYEEAKGYLDNGISPMLKHYGPHGNPLGGLNLASVHCGVGELHDVYLQPFKRVVTSLPIHAVMSTYNSWNRVPNSSSHYLLTEVLRNRWGFQGYIYSDWGAIDMLHTFQRTASNQAEAAVQAIVAGLDVEASSECFPHLAALVKEKKVDEGIIDKAVSRVLLAKFRMGLFEDPYGDRFAGHSLHSQENIQVARQIADESTVLLKNDKDLLPLNLSQLKSIAVIGPNADQVQFGDYTWSRTNQDGITPLEGIRKQVEPVGIKIRYAKGCNMMSMDTTQIAAAVEAARQSDAAILFCGSASASLARDYHETNCGEGFDLTDLSLTGAQGKLIQAVHATGKPVVLVLVTGKPFAIAWEKEHIPAILVQWYAGEQEGSSIADILFGKTNPSGHLTVSFPKSSGHLPAYYNHLPTDRGFYHKPGSYEQPGRDYVFSSPGPLWAFGHGLTYTTFEYADLQIEQTTDSVKVLVTVKNTGTRAGKAVPQLYVRDVFSSISTPVRQLKAFQKVELKPDEEVQVPLHFAIEDLAFTNENGQTAVEPGNFEIQMGDASDHILLKDIISIGKTSADGHQTEQRQAGKEIGKGTIISIKGMVRDVQATPADRVEIYSTAQQRVVGVTDKSGRYTIEVPEDDILVFRKSGYLNEEVNVAGKSSILITIRNGTDL from the coding sequence ATGAAACCGACCTTTTTATCTCATTTCTTAACACCCATACTGTTGTTCTGCGGGGTAGCTACGCTACCCCTGCAGGCACAGTCCTATAAAGACCCCACACTCTCGCCCGAGGAACGTACCACCGACCTTCTCCGACGGATGACACTGGAAGAGAAAATCGCCCAAATACGCCACATTCACTCCTGGAATATCTTTGACGAGCAAGACCTCAACGAAACCAAGTTGCAAGAATTCGTAGGTGACTTGTGCTGGGGATTTGTAGAAGGATTCCCGCTGACTGGAGAAAGCTGCCACCGGCACATGCGGCGCATACAAGAATATATGGTGAAGCATACCCGGCTCGGAATTCCGGTCTTCACAGTTGCCGAAGCCTTGCACGGTTCGGTACACGAAGGCTCCACCATCTACCCGCAGAACATCGCACTGGCTTCCACTTTCAATCCGGAGCTGGCCTACCGTCGTGCCGCAGAGATATCCAAAGAACTGCATTATCAAGGCATCCGTCAGATTCTGGCACCATGCATAGACGTGGTGCGCGATTTAAGATGGGGGCGTGTAGAAGAGAGTTACGGCGAAGACCCTTTCCTGAATGGCATCTTCGCTTATGAAGAGGCAAAAGGCTATCTGGACAACGGAATATCCCCTATGCTGAAACATTATGGTCCGCATGGCAACCCGTTGGGAGGTCTCAACCTTGCCTCGGTCCATTGCGGTGTGGGAGAACTGCATGATGTCTATCTCCAACCGTTCAAACGGGTTGTCACCTCCCTGCCGATACACGCTGTGATGTCCACCTACAATTCATGGAACCGTGTCCCCAACTCCTCCTCACACTATCTGCTCACCGAGGTCCTGCGCAACCGCTGGGGCTTTCAAGGGTATATATATTCTGACTGGGGAGCCATAGACATGCTACACACCTTCCAGCGTACCGCCTCCAACCAAGCGGAAGCAGCGGTGCAAGCCATTGTTGCCGGATTGGACGTAGAAGCCTCCAGCGAATGTTTCCCACATCTGGCTGCACTGGTCAAGGAGAAAAAAGTAGATGAAGGGATTATCGACAAGGCAGTGAGCAGGGTTCTTCTTGCCAAATTCCGTATGGGATTGTTCGAGGACCCTTATGGAGACAGATTTGCAGGACACTCCTTGCACTCGCAGGAGAATATCCAGGTAGCGCGACAGATAGCCGATGAATCTACCGTCCTTTTGAAGAATGACAAGGACCTGCTACCGCTAAACCTATCTCAGTTGAAATCCATTGCTGTCATCGGACCGAACGCAGACCAGGTGCAGTTTGGAGATTATACTTGGAGCCGTACCAACCAAGATGGCATCACCCCGCTGGAAGGCATACGCAAGCAGGTGGAACCGGTCGGCATAAAGATACGTTATGCCAAAGGATGCAACATGATGTCCATGGATACCACGCAAATTGCGGCGGCTGTTGAAGCGGCACGGCAGAGCGATGCAGCTATTCTGTTCTGCGGCAGCGCTAGCGCCTCGCTGGCAAGGGATTACCACGAAACCAACTGCGGAGAGGGCTTCGACCTTACCGACCTTTCTCTGACAGGTGCCCAAGGGAAGTTGATACAAGCCGTCCATGCCACCGGGAAACCGGTCGTGCTGGTCTTGGTTACGGGAAAGCCTTTCGCCATCGCATGGGAAAAGGAGCATATACCCGCCATCCTTGTACAATGGTATGCAGGAGAGCAGGAAGGCAGCTCCATCGCCGATATTCTGTTCGGAAAGACAAATCCTTCCGGCCATCTGACCGTCTCGTTCCCCAAAAGCAGCGGACATCTGCCTGCCTATTACAACCACTTGCCTACGGACCGGGGATTCTATCATAAACCGGGAAGTTATGAACAGCCCGGTCGGGACTATGTATTCTCCTCTCCCGGTCCCTTATGGGCCTTCGGGCACGGACTGACCTATACAACCTTTGAGTATGCGGATTTGCAGATAGAACAAACAACGGATTCGGTAAAAGTCCTTGTAACAGTGAAAAACACCGGAACACGGGCGGGTAAAGCCGTACCGCAACTCTACGTAAGGGATGTGTTTAGCTCCATATCCACCCCGGTCAGGCAGTTGAAAGCGTTTCAGAAAGTAGAGCTGAAACCCGATGAAGAAGTTCAAGTCCCCCTGCACTTTGCCATCGAAGATTTAGCCTTTACTAACGAAAACGGACAGACGGCAGTAGAACCTGGTAACTTTGAGATACAAATGGGAGATGCTTCAGACCATATCTTGTTGAAAGACATCATCAGTATAGGAAAGACCTCTGCCGATGGGCACCAAACAGAACAAAGACAAGCCGGAAAAGAAATAGGTAAAGGAACCATTATATCCATCAAAGGCATGGTGCGCGATGTGCAGGCCACTCCGGCAGACAGAGTGGAAATCTACTCTACCGCACAGCAACGGGTGGTGGGTGTCACTGATAAAAGCGGCAGATATACCATAGAGGTACCGGAAGATGATATACTTGTTTTCCGCAAATCCGGATATCTAAACGAGGAGGTCAACGTGGCTGGAAAGAGCAGCATTCTGATTACAATCAGAAACGGAACAGACCTTTAG
- a CDS encoding metallophosphoesterase family protein gives MKKISLAFCLTLLSSLFCPAQVSPLQFNKNGEFKIVQFTDIHFKYGNPASDIALKRIGEVLDAERPDLVVFTGDVVYAAPADTAMRKVLSYATDRKIPFVVTFGNHDNEQGKTRAELYDVIRSMPFNIQPDRGGVESPDYVLTLKSSDGKKDAALLYCLDSHSYSKLPDVKGYDWLTFDQVNWYRQQSAAYKAKNGGQPLPALAFFHIPLPEYNEAASDENAILIGTRMEKACAPELNTGMFTAMKEAGDVMGMFVGHDHDNDYAVMWKGILLAYGRFTGGNTEYNHLPNGARVIVMKEGARTFTTWIRLKGGEIIDKTVYPDSYVKDDWRKRPLVTE, from the coding sequence ATGAAGAAAATCTCTTTGGCCTTTTGTCTGACACTTTTATCCTCCTTGTTCTGCCCGGCACAAGTATCGCCTTTGCAGTTCAACAAGAACGGAGAGTTTAAAATCGTCCAGTTTACAGACATCCACTTTAAGTATGGTAATCCGGCTTCAGACATTGCTTTGAAGCGTATTGGCGAGGTGCTCGATGCTGAGCGCCCCGATTTAGTAGTCTTTACCGGCGATGTGGTCTATGCCGCACCTGCCGATACGGCCATGCGCAAGGTGCTTTCCTATGCTACGGACCGTAAGATTCCTTTTGTCGTAACCTTTGGTAACCACGACAACGAGCAGGGAAAAACACGTGCCGAACTTTATGATGTTATCCGTTCCATGCCTTTCAATATCCAACCCGACCGTGGCGGAGTTGAATCCCCCGACTATGTCCTCACACTGAAATCCTCGGACGGCAAGAAGGATGCAGCCCTGCTTTACTGTCTGGATTCCCATTCCTACTCCAAACTGCCCGATGTAAAAGGGTACGACTGGCTCACTTTCGACCAGGTGAACTGGTACCGCCAGCAGAGTGCCGCTTATAAAGCAAAAAACGGTGGGCAACCTTTGCCTGCACTGGCATTCTTTCATATCCCTCTGCCGGAATATAATGAAGCCGCTTCTGACGAGAACGCCATACTGATAGGTACCCGCATGGAAAAGGCTTGCGCTCCGGAACTGAATACGGGCATGTTCACTGCCATGAAAGAGGCCGGTGATGTGATGGGTATGTTTGTCGGGCACGACCATGACAACGACTATGCCGTGATGTGGAAAGGAATCCTTCTGGCCTACGGCCGTTTCACAGGTGGCAATACTGAGTACAACCACCTTCCCAACGGTGCACGTGTCATTGTGATGAAGGAAGGCGCCCGTACTTTCACCACCTGGATTCGTCTGAAAGGTGGTGAAATCATTGATAAGACGGTCTACCCCGACAGCTATGTGAAGGACGATTGGCGTAAGCGTCCGTTGGTGACGGAATAG